The DNA window TCGCCAACATCGTCCGCATGAGCGAGGAGGGGGGCATCCTGGTGGAAGTGGGCCGCTAGCAGCCCCACGCGAGCAGCAGGCAAGCATGAGGCCGCCTCAACCCTGCACTCAGTCGCGCGGAGCCGCCGTTCTCTAGGCTGGGACAAAGGACGTGACCCCCATGACCCAGCCTGATCCCCGCGCCGCCCTGATTCCAGACCAGAGTGCCCGTATCAACGTGGCCACCTACACCAACTACCTCGACGCCCAGCGCGCCGTGGACTACCTGAGCGATCAGAAGTTTCCCGTCGAGCGCACCGCCATCATCGGCGAGGGCCTCAAGACCGTCGAGCAGGTCACGGGCCGCCTGGACTGGGGCCGCGCGGCGGGTCTGGGCTTCGGGCAGGGGCTGTTTATCGGGTTGTTCGTGGGCCTGATCTTCAGCGTCCTGGGCCTGGGCAGCGGCAACCTGCTGTTCTCCATCGCCTACGGCATGGTGGTGGGGGCCATCTTCGGGCTGGTCTGGGGGCTGGTGGGCTACGCCCTGAGCGGTGGGCGGCGCGACTTCACCTCCATCGGCGGGATGAAGGCGGACCGCTACGCCGTCGTGGCCGACGCCGAGGTGGCCGAGCAGGCGCGGACGCTGCTGGCAAACCTGCCTTCCCGCTGAACAGAGAACTTCCTAACGCCCGTTTGGATAGGATGCACCGCATGACACAGCCCGGCATGGAGTTGCAGGAATTGATCGCCGAGATGGAGCAGCGGCGCGGCAAGGTGGAGGCCGGCGGCGGCAAGGAACGCCAGCAAAAGCAGCGCGACGGGGGCAAACTGACCGCCCGCGAGCGCATCGACGCGCTGCTGGACCCCGGCAGCTTTCTGGAGATGGGCACCTTCGTCGAACACCGCGGCGGACGCCTGATGCAGGGCGTGGAGGCCCCCGGCGAGGGCGTCGTGACCGGGCGCGGCACCATCGACGGGCGGCAGGTCTTCGTATTTTCACAGGACTTCACCGTGCTGGGCGGTTCCCTGGGCAAGATGAACGCCGCCAAGATCACCAAGATCATGGATCTGGCGGCCAAGACCGGCTGCCCGGTGATCGGCCTGAACGACTCGGCCGGGGCGCGCATCCAGGAAGGCGTGGACTCGCTGAGCGGCTACGGCGAGATCTTCTACCGCAATGCCATCTACTCGGGGGCGGTGCCGCAGATCAGCGCCATCCTTGGCCCCTGCGCGGGCGGCGCGGTGTACAGCCCGGCGCTGACCGACTTCATTTTAATGAGCGAGGGCAGCAGCTACATGTTCATTACCGGCCCCGAGGTCATCAAGAGCGTGACCCGCGAGGACGTGACCTTTGAGGCGCTGGGGGGCGCGGACGTGCACACCCGCAAGAGCGGCGTGGCCCACCTGGAATACGACGGCGACGCGGCCGTGCTGGCCGGGGTGCGTGACCTGCTGGGCTACCTGCCCCAGAACGCCCACGAGCAGCCCCCGGTACACCAGACGGATGATCCCGTCGACCGCCGCAACGACAACCTGCTGGACATCGTGGTGCCGGATCAGCGCAAGCCCTACGCCATGCACGCGGTCATTCACGAGCTGGTGGACGACGGCACGTTCCTGGAAATCCAGCCGAACTGGGCCAAAAACATCGTGGTGGGCTTCGCGCGGCTGGGCGGCCAGAGTGTGGGCATCGTTGCCAACAACCCGCGCGTGATGGCCGGGGCGCTGAACATCGACGCGGCGGACAAGGCCGCCCGCTTTATCCGCACCTGCGACTGCTACAACGTCCCCGTGCTGACGCTGGTGGACGTGACCGGCTTTCTGCCCGGCGTGGCGCAGGAACACGCCGGCATTATCCGCCACGGCGCAAAGATGCTGTACGCCTACGCCGAGGCCACCGTGCCCAAGATCACGCTGATTACCCGCAAGAGCTATGGCGGCGCGTACCTCGCCATGAACAGCCGGGATATGGGCGCGGACGTGGTGTACGCGTGGCCCACCGCCGCCGTCGCCGTGATGGGCGCGGAGGGGGCCGCCAACATCGTCTACCGCCGCGAGATCAACGCCAGTGACAACCCGGAAGCCACCCGCGCCGAGAAGATTGCCGACTACAAGGACGCCTTCGACAACCCCTACGTGGCCGCCAGCAAGGGCTACATCGACGACGTGATCCCGATGGAAGAGACCCGTCAGCGCCTGATTCAGACGTTTGCCATGCTGCGCGACAAGGCCGAGACCCGGCCCTACAAGAAGCACGGGAACATGCCGCTGTAGACAGAGAGAAGACTTCATTCGCATTCACCAAGGAGCGTCACTTCCTCGGCCCGGTAACCAAGGCCCCCGTCAGCGCTGACTGCTTCTGGAGGCCCGCCGCCCCTGGACAGGCTTCCGGTGGGGCAGTGGGCACGTCCGGTGAGGCGTGCCGAAGTCGGCCCTCTCAGTCACGCTGGGGGCCACCAGCGGATTTCCAACAGCATCCGAACAAGGAGCGTGGGGCTATCTCACGCTCCTCCCTCTCCGTGTTTGCGCTGCTACACCGGCTGTGTCAGGCGCCGGGCCGCCGCGATGTACATCCGCGTGCCGTGGTCCAGGGCGCGCTCGTCGATGTCGAACTTGGGGTGGTGGTGCGGCGCGTGGTCCGGGCCACCCGCGCCGATCAGCACGAAAGTTCCGGGGGCCACCGTCATGTAGGCGCTGAAATCCTCGCTGCCCATCAGCGGTTTGCCGTCCGTAACCGTGACCGTATCGCCGAAGGTCTCGGCGGCCACCTCACGCAGGATGGCGGTGGTGGCCGCGTCGTTGACGGTGGCGCGGTAACCGTTCTGGTAGCTGAAGGTGTAGGTTGCCCCGAAGGCCTCGGTGATGCCCTGCACGATCTTTTCCATGCGCTGCGGCATCAGCTTCCGCAGTTCCGGGTCAAAGGTGCGCACCGTGCCGTTCAGGGTGGCCGTGTCGGGAATGATGTTGTGCGCCGTGCCGGAATGAATCTGCGTGACGCTCAGGACGGCGGGGACAATCGGATCGAGTTGGCGCGAGATCACGCTCTGGAAGGCCAGCACGATCTGCGCGGCGATCACCACCGGATCGACGGTCTCGTGCGGACTTGCGCCGTGGCCGCCCTTGCCCTGAATGGTGATGTCGAATCCGTCCGGCGAGGCCATCAGTGGCCCCTCGCGCAGCATGATCACGCCCACCGGAATCGGGCTCATCACGTGTTCGCCCATCACCACGTCCACCCCGGCCAGCGCGCCGCTGTCCACGATCTGCTGCGCGCCGCCCGGAAAAT is part of the Deinococcus radiopugnans ATCC 19172 genome and encodes:
- a CDS encoding general stress protein: MTQPDPRAALIPDQSARINVATYTNYLDAQRAVDYLSDQKFPVERTAIIGEGLKTVEQVTGRLDWGRAAGLGFGQGLFIGLFVGLIFSVLGLGSGNLLFSIAYGMVVGAIFGLVWGLVGYALSGGRRDFTSIGGMKADRYAVVADAEVAEQARTLLANLPSR
- a CDS encoding acyl-CoA carboxylase subunit beta → MTQPGMELQELIAEMEQRRGKVEAGGGKERQQKQRDGGKLTARERIDALLDPGSFLEMGTFVEHRGGRLMQGVEAPGEGVVTGRGTIDGRQVFVFSQDFTVLGGSLGKMNAAKITKIMDLAAKTGCPVIGLNDSAGARIQEGVDSLSGYGEIFYRNAIYSGAVPQISAILGPCAGGAVYSPALTDFILMSEGSSYMFITGPEVIKSVTREDVTFEALGGADVHTRKSGVAHLEYDGDAAVLAGVRDLLGYLPQNAHEQPPVHQTDDPVDRRNDNLLDIVVPDQRKPYAMHAVIHELVDDGTFLEIQPNWAKNIVVGFARLGGQSVGIVANNPRVMAGALNIDAADKAARFIRTCDCYNVPVLTLVDVTGFLPGVAQEHAGIIRHGAKMLYAYAEATVPKITLITRKSYGGAYLAMNSRDMGADVVYAWPTAAVAVMGAEGAANIVYRREINASDNPEATRAEKIADYKDAFDNPYVAASKGYIDDVIPMEETRQRLIQTFAMLRDKAETRPYKKHGNMPL
- a CDS encoding M20 family metallopeptidase, with translation MTQSIRQPTPASIEDYALQQQVIQWRRYLHEHPELSFHETETADFVEGQLSKLPNLTVTRPTPTSVLATLKGGAGPGRTVLLRADMDALPITEETGLPFASKRAGVMHACGHDAHTAMLLGAAKVLSGQPEKLHGEVRFIFQHAEEHFPGGAQQIVDSGALAGVDVVMGEHVMSPIPVGVIMLREGPLMASPDGFDITIQGKGGHGASPHETVDPVVIAAQIVLAFQSVISRQLDPIVPAVLSVTQIHSGTAHNIIPDTATLNGTVRTFDPELRKLMPQRMEKIVQGITEAFGATYTFSYQNGYRATVNDAATTAILREVAAETFGDTVTVTDGKPLMGSEDFSAYMTVAPGTFVLIGAGGPDHAPHHHPKFDIDERALDHGTRMYIAAARRLTQPV